The following proteins come from a genomic window of Corallococcus sp. NCRR:
- a CDS encoding M1 family metallopeptidase, which yields MARLDPHSYNDSTQPETETLEWKARVDFRTRRLHAEATLTLKEASAGPLDLDTRDLDIRGVVDAQGRPLPYILSPPEPILGSRLRIELPPGVKQVTVRYRTSPEASALQWLTPSQTAGGQQPFLFSQCQAIHARSVVPLQDTPRIRIRYRASLRVPKQLKSVMAASFVAREEHGVEAEEHYEMPQPVPPYLLAFAVGSLTSKELGPRSRVWAEPEALEDAADEFAGVDDMLKAAESLFGPYDWERFDLLLMPPSFPYGGMENPRLTFLTPTLIAGDKSLVNVVAHELAHSWTGNLVTNASAEHFWLNEGFTVFAERRILEALAGPEVAALHAALGRRSLDEALHHFRAHPQLTALRTHLSGVDPDEAFSQIPYEKGYLLLRALEDAVGRPTFDGFLRRYLAKYRFQALTTEDFVRFTEEELPGALAKVDADAYLNRPGVPQSAPRPTSARLEALEKLRGKVPSQADTKDWTPTEWQLFLESMPADTSQDVFRELDARFALTGSRNSEVLVAWLVAALRAGFDAPLGRAEEFLGEVGRMKYLKPLYSVLASSRDHRKVARAAFEKNGARYHPIARQGVELILTRA from the coding sequence ATGGCTCGCCTCGACCCGCACTCGTACAACGACAGCACGCAGCCTGAGACCGAAACGCTGGAGTGGAAGGCCCGCGTCGATTTCCGGACGCGGCGCCTGCACGCGGAGGCCACGCTGACCCTCAAGGAAGCGTCAGCAGGCCCCCTCGACCTGGACACCCGCGACCTGGACATCCGGGGCGTGGTGGATGCCCAGGGTCGCCCCTTGCCCTACATCCTCTCCCCTCCTGAACCGATTCTTGGAAGCCGACTTCGCATCGAGCTGCCCCCGGGGGTGAAGCAGGTGACGGTGCGCTACCGGACGTCACCGGAGGCGAGCGCGCTGCAGTGGCTGACGCCATCGCAGACGGCGGGTGGGCAGCAGCCGTTCCTGTTCAGCCAGTGCCAGGCCATCCACGCGCGCAGCGTGGTGCCGCTGCAGGACACGCCGCGCATCCGCATCCGCTACCGCGCGTCGCTGCGCGTGCCCAAGCAGCTCAAGTCCGTGATGGCGGCGTCCTTCGTGGCGCGTGAAGAGCACGGCGTGGAGGCGGAGGAGCACTACGAGATGCCGCAGCCGGTGCCCCCGTACCTGCTGGCGTTCGCGGTGGGCAGCCTCACGTCCAAGGAGCTGGGGCCGCGCTCGCGGGTGTGGGCGGAGCCGGAGGCGCTGGAGGACGCGGCGGACGAGTTCGCGGGCGTGGACGACATGCTCAAGGCCGCGGAGTCGCTCTTCGGGCCGTACGACTGGGAGCGCTTCGACCTGCTCCTGATGCCGCCGTCGTTCCCCTACGGCGGCATGGAGAACCCGCGCCTGACGTTCCTCACGCCCACGCTCATCGCGGGGGACAAGAGCCTGGTGAACGTGGTGGCGCATGAGCTGGCGCACTCGTGGACGGGCAACCTGGTGACGAACGCGTCCGCGGAGCACTTCTGGCTGAACGAGGGCTTCACCGTCTTCGCGGAGCGCCGCATCCTGGAGGCGCTGGCGGGGCCGGAGGTCGCGGCGCTGCACGCGGCCCTGGGGCGCCGCTCGCTGGATGAAGCGCTGCACCACTTCCGCGCGCACCCGCAGCTCACCGCGCTGCGCACGCACCTGTCCGGCGTGGACCCGGACGAGGCCTTCTCCCAGATTCCCTACGAGAAGGGCTACCTGCTGCTGCGCGCGTTGGAGGACGCGGTTGGCCGCCCCACCTTCGACGGCTTCCTGCGCCGCTACCTGGCGAAGTACCGCTTCCAGGCGCTCACCACGGAGGATTTCGTCCGCTTCACGGAGGAGGAGCTGCCGGGGGCCCTGGCGAAGGTGGACGCGGACGCGTACCTCAACCGGCCCGGCGTGCCGCAGAGCGCGCCCCGCCCCACCTCCGCGCGGCTGGAGGCGCTGGAGAAGCTGCGCGGCAAGGTGCCTTCGCAGGCGGATACGAAGGACTGGACGCCCACCGAGTGGCAGCTCTTCCTGGAGTCCATGCCGGCGGACACGTCCCAAGACGTCTTCCGCGAGCTGGACGCGAGGTTCGCGCTCACGGGCAGCCGCAACTCGGAGGTGCTGGTCGCGTGGCTGGTGGCGGCGCTGCGCGCGGGCTTCGATGCTCCGCTCGGCCGGGCCGAGGAGTTCCTCGGCGAGGTGGGCCGGATGAAGTACCTGAAGCCGCTCTACAGCGTGCTCGCCTCGTCGCGCGACCACCGCAAGGTGGCGCGCGCGGCGTTCGAGAAGAACGGGGCGAGGTACCACCCCATCGCCCGGCAGGGCGTGGAGCTCATCCTCACCCGCGCCTGA
- a CDS encoding 3-hydroxyacyl-CoA dehydrogenase/enoyl-CoA hydratase family protein has protein sequence MTTRIRKVAVLGAGVMGSGIAAHLANSGVRALLLDIVPPQAAPGEDTASKAFRNKFSQGAIANLRKAKPSPIVSEQVLAAIEVGNLEDDLARLGECDWIIEVVKEDLAVKQALFAKVEKHARKDAIISSNTSGLSIVGMTEGRGAEFKKNFLVTHFFNPVRYMKLLELVAGQETNPEVVKTIHKFGEEVLGKGIVYGKDTTNFIANRIGVYGMMRTISEMQKTEMTIEEVDKIFGPAMGRPKSAVFRTADIVGLDTFTHVAKNCYDTLTHDEERDVFAAPDFLQKMVEKKMLGDKSGGGFYKKDRSSGGKDILALDLKTLEYRPQAKVRFDSLGAAKDIENVKERVASVMNADDKAGKFAERVTLDVLAYSSRRIPEIADDLVNVDRGVRWGFGWDLGPFEVWDAYGVQKGVERMKALGLKPAAWVEEMLAKGRTSFYGVQDGRDTYWDIPSKSVKPVVENARTFRVEYLKRGNKKITGNDSASLWDMGDGVTLLEFHSKMNSIDDEIIAMMNTALDETEKNFKGLVIGNDGSNFSAGANIMAMLMAAKSEDFDSIRKMASAFQAANQRMRYSPVPVVTAPFNLTLGGGAEVTMGGNAVQASAELYMGLVEVGVGLIPGGGGTMMLLRNVFGTYAADKDFDALPFLKKVFLAIGMAKVATSAEEAREMGFLSQQDGITGNRDFLLSDAKSRVLGLANGGFRPPRPTRFRLPGPNGAATIDMMLYDMQLNNQISAHDRKIAQKLARVLSGGDTSPSVLVTEEKLLELEMEAFLSLIGEEKTQDRMMFMLEKGKPLRN, from the coding sequence ATGACGACCCGGATCCGAAAAGTGGCGGTGCTTGGCGCTGGCGTGATGGGCAGCGGCATCGCCGCGCATCTGGCCAACTCCGGCGTGCGCGCCCTGTTGCTGGACATCGTTCCGCCCCAGGCCGCTCCGGGCGAGGACACCGCTTCCAAGGCGTTCCGCAACAAGTTCTCGCAGGGCGCCATCGCGAACCTGCGCAAGGCGAAGCCCAGCCCCATCGTGTCCGAGCAGGTGCTCGCGGCCATCGAAGTGGGCAACCTGGAGGACGACCTCGCGCGCCTGGGTGAGTGCGATTGGATCATCGAGGTGGTGAAGGAGGACCTGGCCGTCAAGCAGGCCCTTTTCGCCAAGGTGGAGAAGCACGCCCGCAAGGACGCCATCATCTCCTCCAACACCTCCGGTCTCTCCATCGTGGGCATGACCGAGGGCCGCGGCGCGGAGTTCAAGAAGAACTTCCTCGTCACGCACTTCTTCAACCCCGTCCGCTACATGAAGCTGCTGGAGCTCGTGGCGGGCCAGGAGACGAACCCGGAGGTCGTGAAGACCATCCACAAGTTCGGTGAGGAAGTGCTCGGCAAGGGCATCGTCTACGGCAAGGACACCACCAACTTCATCGCGAACCGCATCGGCGTGTACGGGATGATGCGGACCATCTCCGAGATGCAGAAGACGGAGATGACCATCGAAGAGGTGGACAAGATCTTTGGCCCGGCCATGGGCCGTCCCAAGTCCGCCGTGTTCCGCACCGCGGACATCGTGGGCCTGGACACGTTCACCCACGTGGCGAAGAACTGCTACGACACGCTGACGCACGACGAAGAGCGCGACGTCTTCGCCGCCCCGGACTTCCTCCAGAAGATGGTGGAGAAGAAGATGCTGGGCGACAAGAGCGGCGGCGGCTTCTACAAGAAGGACCGCTCCTCCGGCGGCAAGGACATCCTCGCGCTGGACCTGAAGACGCTGGAGTACCGGCCGCAGGCGAAGGTGCGCTTCGACTCGCTGGGCGCCGCGAAGGACATCGAGAACGTCAAGGAGCGCGTGGCGTCCGTGATGAACGCGGACGACAAGGCCGGCAAGTTCGCCGAGCGCGTCACCCTGGACGTGCTGGCGTACTCCAGCCGCCGCATCCCGGAGATCGCGGACGACCTGGTCAACGTGGACCGCGGCGTGCGCTGGGGCTTCGGCTGGGACCTGGGCCCCTTCGAGGTCTGGGACGCCTACGGTGTCCAGAAGGGCGTGGAGCGCATGAAGGCGCTGGGCCTCAAGCCCGCCGCCTGGGTGGAGGAGATGCTGGCCAAGGGCCGCACGTCCTTCTACGGCGTGCAGGACGGCCGCGACACCTACTGGGACATCCCGTCCAAGTCCGTGAAGCCGGTGGTGGAGAACGCCCGCACCTTCCGCGTGGAGTACCTCAAGCGCGGCAACAAGAAGATCACCGGCAACGACAGCGCGTCGCTGTGGGACATGGGAGACGGCGTCACGCTCCTGGAGTTCCACTCCAAGATGAACTCCATCGACGATGAGATCATCGCGATGATGAACACCGCGCTGGACGAGACGGAGAAGAACTTCAAGGGCCTCGTCATCGGCAATGACGGCTCCAACTTCTCCGCCGGCGCGAACATCATGGCCATGCTGATGGCGGCCAAGAGCGAGGACTTCGACTCCATCCGCAAGATGGCGTCCGCGTTCCAGGCGGCCAACCAGCGCATGCGCTACAGCCCCGTGCCTGTCGTGACGGCGCCCTTCAACCTCACGCTGGGCGGCGGCGCGGAGGTCACCATGGGTGGCAACGCGGTGCAGGCCAGCGCGGAGCTGTACATGGGCCTCGTGGAAGTGGGCGTGGGCCTCATCCCGGGCGGCGGCGGCACCATGATGCTGCTGCGCAACGTGTTCGGCACCTACGCGGCGGACAAGGACTTCGACGCGCTGCCCTTCCTCAAGAAGGTGTTCCTCGCCATCGGCATGGCGAAGGTCGCGACGAGCGCGGAGGAGGCCCGCGAGATGGGCTTCCTGTCGCAGCAGGACGGCATCACGGGCAACCGCGACTTCCTGCTGTCGGACGCGAAGTCGCGCGTGCTGGGCCTGGCGAATGGCGGCTTCCGCCCGCCGCGTCCCACGCGCTTCCGGCTGCCGGGCCCCAACGGCGCGGCCACCATCGACATGATGCTGTACGACATGCAGCTCAATAATCAGATCAGCGCCCACGACCGGAAGATCGCGCAGAAGCTGGCGCGCGTGCTGTCCGGTGGTGACACCAGCCCGTCCGTACTGGTGACCGAGGAGAAGCTGCTGGAGCTGGAGATGGAAGCGTTCCTGAGCCTCATCGGCGAGGAGAAGACCCAGGACCGCATGATGTTCATGCTTGAGAAGGGCAAGCCGCTGCGCAACTAG
- a CDS encoding thiolase family protein has protein sequence MSGRVVIASAVRTPFTRAHKGEFKDTRPDTLAALAIKEAVAQVPGLKPADVEDVIMGCAMPEAEQGMNVARNASLLAGLPDTVPGLTINRFCSSGVQSVAQAAQGIKSGMLQVAVAGGTESMTMVPMGGNKVSANPEIMQKLPEVYTSMGATAENIASRYSVTREDADKFAAESQRRAATAREQGKFKEEIFPVTTTMFDEDGNQKQVTVTVDTILRPETTVEGLAKLRPAFNVKGVVTAGNASPLTDGAAAAVVMSEEKAKELNVKPLGYFVDYVVAGVPPEIMGVGPVPAIRKLLERNKLKIEDISVFELNEAFAAQALHCIRELGIPQDKVNPNGGAIALGHPLGVSGARMVATILRELKRRDGRYGVVSMCIGGGMGAAALVELAK, from the coding sequence ATGTCCGGTCGAGTCGTGATTGCCAGCGCGGTGCGCACCCCCTTCACCCGCGCCCACAAGGGAGAGTTCAAGGACACGCGGCCGGATACGCTCGCGGCCCTTGCCATCAAGGAGGCCGTCGCCCAGGTCCCCGGCTTGAAGCCGGCGGACGTGGAGGACGTCATCATGGGCTGTGCCATGCCGGAGGCGGAGCAGGGCATGAACGTTGCCCGCAACGCGAGCCTGCTCGCCGGCCTGCCGGACACGGTTCCGGGCCTGACCATCAACCGCTTCTGTTCCTCCGGCGTGCAGTCCGTGGCGCAGGCGGCGCAGGGCATCAAGTCCGGCATGCTCCAGGTGGCCGTGGCCGGTGGCACCGAGTCCATGACCATGGTGCCCATGGGCGGCAACAAGGTCTCCGCCAACCCGGAGATCATGCAGAAGCTGCCGGAGGTCTACACCTCCATGGGCGCGACGGCGGAGAACATCGCCTCCCGCTACAGCGTCACCCGTGAGGACGCGGACAAGTTCGCCGCCGAGTCCCAGCGCCGCGCGGCCACGGCCCGCGAGCAGGGGAAGTTCAAGGAGGAGATCTTCCCCGTCACCACCACGATGTTCGACGAGGACGGCAACCAGAAGCAGGTGACCGTCACGGTGGACACCATCCTGCGCCCGGAGACGACGGTGGAGGGTCTGGCCAAGCTGCGCCCGGCCTTCAACGTCAAGGGCGTGGTGACGGCGGGCAACGCGTCGCCGCTGACGGACGGCGCGGCGGCCGCGGTGGTGATGAGCGAGGAGAAGGCGAAGGAGCTCAACGTCAAGCCGCTGGGCTACTTCGTGGACTACGTGGTCGCCGGCGTGCCGCCCGAAATCATGGGCGTGGGCCCGGTGCCCGCCATCCGCAAGCTGCTGGAGCGCAACAAGCTGAAGATTGAGGACATCAGCGTGTTCGAGCTCAACGAGGCCTTCGCGGCGCAGGCGCTGCACTGCATCCGCGAGCTGGGCATTCCCCAGGACAAGGTGAACCCGAACGGCGGCGCCATCGCCCTGGGCCACCCGCTGGGCGTGTCCGGTGCGCGCATGGTGGCCACCATCCTGCGCGAGCTGAAGCGCCGGGACGGCCGCTACGGCGTGGTGAGCATGTGCATCGGCGGCGGCATGGGTGCCGCGGCGCTGGTGGAGCTGGCGAAGTAA
- a CDS encoding MutS-related protein, whose amino-acid sequence MGGRTACAAIVPVPTESQSPHRTYTDRRAAAQADLTQLDRVSARYANLRTVAFVAALVVAALTLMGRLPKPWWWAAAGALVVYGVLAVLHHQVFLKEQRARHFVLLNERGLARLDGGWHSFTDTGERFLSPNHLYATDLDVFGQGSLFQLINETATRAGEERLAAWLSAPASAETVVTRQGAARELAPRVDFRQDLCVDARVVAKDKADPALFIQWAEAGPSLDAIRWSRPLAILLPPVTLTLFILGTVGVIPDSTVWLGLLAQLGIAVATRRTLRQMDEAVERGERGFVRYASLFERVEKQTFEHPRLEQLQAGLTAQGGPPVSTLFQRFSRLYSLIEFKRHQFHPLVHWLTLWDIHALFALENWRAAHGRDVRQWFEGLAELEALCCLGGLAHDRPAFTWPQMQTQGPSVEATALGHPLLDAPVPNDVSLPGPRHALLITGSNMSGKTTLMRALGANVVLALAGAPVCAASFRLSPVQVLTSMRVKDSLERGVSYFHAEVLRLKMVLDAAAAAKGQALFLLDEILLGTNTRERQIASREVLRLLLASGACGAVTTHDLSLAVLADEPGSHVVNVHFRDHLEDGKMVFDYRLRQGVVDTTNALRVLRLAGVPVNDPDAPAS is encoded by the coding sequence ATGGGGGGCCGCACAGCATGCGCGGCCATCGTGCCCGTCCCGACCGAGTCCCAGAGCCCGCATCGCACGTACACCGATCGCCGCGCCGCCGCCCAGGCGGACCTGACGCAGTTGGACCGCGTCAGCGCCAGGTACGCCAACCTGCGCACCGTGGCCTTCGTGGCGGCGCTCGTCGTGGCCGCGCTGACGCTGATGGGCCGGCTGCCCAAGCCCTGGTGGTGGGCCGCGGCCGGGGCGCTCGTCGTCTACGGCGTGCTGGCGGTGCTGCACCATCAGGTGTTCCTCAAGGAGCAGCGCGCGCGTCACTTCGTGCTGCTCAACGAGCGCGGCCTGGCGCGGCTGGACGGCGGCTGGCATTCCTTCACGGACACGGGGGAGCGGTTCCTCTCCCCCAACCACCTCTACGCCACGGACCTGGATGTCTTTGGCCAGGGCAGCCTCTTCCAGCTCATCAACGAGACGGCGACGCGCGCGGGCGAGGAGCGGCTGGCCGCGTGGCTGTCCGCCCCGGCCTCCGCGGAGACGGTGGTGACCCGCCAGGGCGCCGCGCGCGAGCTGGCCCCGCGCGTGGACTTCCGCCAGGACCTCTGCGTGGACGCCCGCGTGGTGGCGAAGGACAAGGCGGACCCGGCCCTCTTCATCCAGTGGGCGGAGGCCGGCCCGTCCCTGGACGCCATCCGCTGGTCACGGCCCCTGGCCATCCTGCTGCCCCCGGTGACGCTCACCCTGTTCATCCTGGGCACGGTCGGCGTGATTCCGGACAGCACCGTCTGGCTGGGACTGCTCGCACAGTTGGGCATCGCCGTGGCCACGCGCCGCACGCTGCGGCAGATGGACGAAGCCGTGGAGCGCGGCGAGCGCGGCTTCGTGCGCTACGCGTCCCTCTTCGAGCGCGTGGAGAAGCAGACCTTCGAGCACCCGCGCCTCGAGCAACTCCAGGCCGGCCTGACGGCGCAGGGCGGGCCTCCGGTGTCCACGCTGTTCCAGCGCTTCAGCCGGCTGTACTCGCTCATCGAGTTCAAGCGGCACCAGTTCCACCCCCTGGTCCACTGGCTCACGCTCTGGGACATCCACGCCCTCTTCGCGCTGGAGAACTGGCGCGCCGCCCACGGCCGGGACGTGCGCCAGTGGTTCGAGGGCCTGGCGGAGCTGGAGGCCCTCTGCTGCCTGGGAGGCCTGGCCCACGACCGCCCTGCCTTCACCTGGCCCCAGATGCAGACCCAGGGCCCGAGCGTGGAGGCCACCGCGCTGGGACACCCGCTCCTGGACGCGCCCGTGCCCAACGACGTGTCCCTGCCCGGCCCGCGTCACGCGTTGCTCATCACCGGCTCCAACATGAGCGGCAAGACGACGCTGATGCGGGCGCTGGGCGCGAACGTGGTGCTGGCGCTGGCGGGCGCGCCGGTGTGCGCGGCGTCCTTCCGGCTGTCGCCAGTGCAGGTGCTCACCAGCATGCGCGTGAAGGACTCGCTGGAGCGCGGCGTGTCGTACTTCCACGCGGAGGTGCTGCGGCTGAAGATGGTGCTGGACGCGGCGGCGGCGGCGAAAGGCCAGGCGCTCTTCCTGCTGGACGAAATCCTGCTGGGCACCAACACCCGCGAGCGCCAGATTGCCTCACGCGAGGTGCTGCGGCTCCTGCTCGCCTCCGGCGCGTGTGGCGCGGTGACGACGCACGACTTGTCGCTGGCGGTGCTCGCGGACGAGCCGGGCTCGCACGTGGTGAACGTCCACTTCCGCGACCACCTGGAGGACGGGAAGATGGTGTTCGACTACCGGCTCCGGCAGGGGGTGGTGGACACCACCAACGCGCTGCGGGTGCTGCGCCTGGCGGGCGTCCCGGTGAACGACCCGGACGCCCCGGCCTCCTGA
- the mrpC gene encoding Crp/Fnr family transcriptional regulator MrpC, with amino-acid sequence MHGFNRPLGPIGSNVVAPLQATSSGMMVTANKLVPGQEAIDFKGYFKVESFPHNSTIYRPGDTSDRVYLLKSGRVRLMRIGKNSTRSVVSILRPGDLFGELFRPEGTPIEEMAVAAGEAEVWSIEGRDFRAQLEARPALAVDVVRAYADRVRSLRKRVLGLTFKEVPARLADTLLTLVEAHGERCPHGGETDLRGITQQDLADLVGASRSFVSTLINEMKREGVLGNVGRILCVRDQKALRKLASKEK; translated from the coding sequence ATGCACGGCTTCAACCGCCCCCTCGGCCCTATCGGTTCCAACGTCGTGGCGCCGCTGCAGGCGACGTCGTCCGGCATGATGGTGACCGCGAACAAGCTGGTCCCCGGCCAGGAAGCCATCGACTTCAAGGGGTACTTCAAGGTCGAGTCCTTCCCGCACAACTCGACCATCTACCGCCCCGGCGACACGTCCGACCGCGTGTACCTGCTGAAGTCCGGCCGCGTGCGCCTGATGCGCATTGGCAAGAACAGCACCCGCTCGGTGGTGTCCATCCTCCGCCCGGGCGACCTGTTCGGCGAGCTGTTCCGCCCGGAAGGCACGCCCATCGAGGAGATGGCCGTGGCGGCGGGCGAGGCCGAGGTGTGGAGCATCGAGGGCCGTGACTTCCGCGCCCAGCTGGAGGCCCGTCCGGCCCTGGCGGTGGACGTGGTGCGCGCCTACGCGGACCGCGTGCGCTCGCTGCGCAAGCGCGTCCTGGGCCTGACCTTCAAGGAGGTCCCGGCCCGGCTGGCGGACACCCTGCTCACGCTGGTGGAGGCGCACGGCGAGCGCTGCCCGCACGGCGGTGAGACGGACCTGCGCGGCATCACCCAGCAGGACCTGGCGGACCTGGTGGGCGCCTCGCGCTCCTTCGTGTCCACGCTCATCAACGAGATGAAGCGCGAGGGCGTGCTCGGCAACGTCGGCCGCATCCTCTGCGTGCGCGACCAGAAGGCCCTGCGCAAGCTGGCCTCCAAGGAGAAGTAA
- a CDS encoding sigma-54-dependent transcriptional regulator, with product METLLIVDDDVSLLETLTMHFEEIEQDDGQPRYQVVTATSAAAGLKAAQENMPSVVILDMMLPDRTGLEIIEEMKTLCGDARIILVTAYHDMETTIRAMKAGAFDYIHKPFPDPAALDLVVERALEYRQLSRRADEVHRENAVVRLGDIVGTSPSMQQLVKEIGKVAGSTATVLINGESGTGKELIARVIHNYSYDEPRPFIGINCSAIVDTLLESELFGHEKGAFTGAVSGKPGKFELAEDGTVFLDEIGDMSLMLQAKLLRVLQEREFERVGGVKRVKLRARVIAATHRTLADEVDQGRFREDLYQRLKVITLVIPPLRERREDIPPLVKHLLERINEKVHKRVTRVPHEVMERLTRLPWRGNVRELENVLTRAVVLAPGDVLRGDDLPALEANPSGSLDAGQRAPGGAGGMFAAPAVDDVSLIPTLEEAERQLIARAMAVTKGHKGRTCQILGISRPTLERKLQKFGLAQGHGPQVHPYPVKDAS from the coding sequence ATGGAGACCCTCCTCATCGTCGACGATGACGTGTCGCTGCTCGAAACCCTCACGATGCACTTCGAGGAGATCGAGCAGGACGACGGGCAGCCGCGCTACCAGGTGGTGACGGCCACCAGCGCCGCCGCGGGCCTCAAGGCCGCCCAGGAGAACATGCCCAGCGTGGTCATCCTGGACATGATGCTCCCGGACCGCACGGGCCTGGAAATCATCGAGGAGATGAAGACCCTGTGCGGCGACGCGCGCATCATCCTCGTCACCGCCTACCACGACATGGAGACGACCATCCGGGCCATGAAGGCCGGTGCGTTCGACTACATCCACAAGCCCTTCCCGGATCCGGCCGCGCTGGACCTGGTCGTGGAGCGCGCGCTGGAGTACCGCCAGCTGTCGCGCCGCGCGGACGAGGTCCACCGCGAGAACGCCGTCGTCCGCCTGGGCGACATCGTGGGCACCAGCCCCTCCATGCAGCAGCTGGTGAAGGAGATTGGCAAGGTGGCCGGCAGCACCGCGACGGTGCTCATCAACGGCGAGAGCGGCACGGGCAAGGAGCTCATCGCCCGCGTCATCCACAACTACTCCTACGACGAGCCCCGCCCCTTCATCGGCATCAACTGCTCCGCCATCGTGGACACGCTCCTGGAGAGCGAGCTGTTCGGCCACGAGAAGGGCGCCTTCACCGGCGCCGTGTCCGGCAAGCCCGGCAAGTTCGAGCTCGCGGAGGACGGCACCGTCTTCCTGGATGAGATTGGCGACATGTCGCTGATGCTCCAGGCGAAGCTGTTGCGCGTGCTCCAGGAGCGCGAGTTCGAGCGCGTGGGCGGCGTCAAGCGCGTGAAGCTGCGCGCCCGCGTCATCGCCGCCACCCACCGCACCCTGGCGGACGAGGTAGACCAGGGCCGCTTCCGCGAGGATCTCTACCAGCGCCTCAAGGTCATCACCCTCGTCATCCCGCCTTTGCGTGAACGGCGCGAGGACATCCCCCCGCTGGTCAAGCATCTCCTGGAGCGCATCAACGAAAAGGTGCACAAGCGCGTCACCCGCGTGCCCCATGAGGTCATGGAGCGCCTCACCCGCCTGCCCTGGCGCGGCAACGTGCGCGAACTGGAGAACGTCCTCACCCGCGCCGTGGTGCTCGCGCCCGGTGACGTGCTCCGGGGGGACGACCTGCCCGCCCTGGAGGCGAACCCCTCGGGCTCCCTGGACGCCGGCCAGCGCGCTCCTGGAGGCGCGGGCGGCATGTTCGCAGCCCCCGCCGTGGATGACGTAAGCCTCATCCCCACCCTGGAAGAGGCCGAACGCCAGCTCATTGCCCGCGCCATGGCCGTCACCAAGGGCCACAAGGGCCGCACGTGTCAGATCCTGGGCATCAGCCGTCCGACCCTTGAACGAAAGCTTCAAAAGTTCGGTCTCGCACAGGGGCATGGTCCACAGGTGCACCCTTATCCGGTGAAGGATGCTTCCTGA
- a CDS encoding sensor histidine kinase: MLRRDAKALVGMPLHTALGVPQERARELDARAREDRRAVEFVTLSAGGPGGTPPATHLRLVLGLDGEEAAAGVLDLGAVLEGAPPVQISKLSSSLSHEIRNPLSSVKMAVQTLARNTGLSDRDKRRLTIANREIRTMERMLWLLSEYGRESAANLDAHALRSVVQEATAMVAPELAERRIEVDVKEDADLPRVRVDPNRLRPVLAQVLLNVAMGLPEEGRVQVTLRQDDPGRVSLILDDPAAALPPEERGTLFDPFGSRLARGAGLSLAALRRVMTGVGGDVAAQGSAEPGMVFTLTFAA, from the coding sequence GTGTTGCGCCGCGACGCCAAGGCGCTCGTGGGCATGCCCCTGCACACCGCGCTCGGGGTCCCGCAGGAGCGCGCCCGCGAACTGGATGCGCGAGCGCGCGAGGACCGCCGCGCCGTGGAGTTCGTCACCCTCTCCGCGGGAGGCCCCGGCGGCACCCCGCCCGCCACCCACCTGCGGCTCGTGCTGGGCCTGGACGGCGAGGAGGCCGCTGCGGGCGTGCTCGACCTGGGCGCCGTGCTGGAGGGCGCCCCGCCGGTGCAGATCTCCAAGCTGTCCTCGTCGCTCAGCCATGAGATCCGCAACCCCCTGTCCTCCGTGAAGATGGCGGTGCAGACGCTGGCCCGGAACACCGGCCTGTCGGACCGGGACAAGCGGCGGCTCACCATCGCCAACCGGGAGATCCGCACCATGGAGCGCATGCTGTGGCTGCTCTCCGAGTACGGCCGCGAGAGCGCCGCGAACCTGGATGCCCACGCGCTGCGCTCGGTCGTCCAGGAAGCGACCGCCATGGTGGCCCCGGAACTGGCCGAGCGCCGCATCGAGGTGGATGTGAAGGAAGACGCGGACCTGCCCCGGGTGAGGGTGGATCCCAACCGGTTGAGGCCCGTGCTCGCTCAAGTCCTGCTCAACGTGGCCATGGGCCTTCCCGAAGAGGGCCGCGTCCAGGTGACGCTGCGCCAGGACGACCCCGGCCGCGTCAGCCTCATCCTGGATGATCCGGCCGCGGCCCTGCCTCCCGAGGAGCGGGGCACGCTGTTCGACCCGTTCGGCTCGCGGCTGGCGCGAGGCGCGGGGCTGTCCCTGGCCGCCTTGCGGCGGGTGATGACGGGCGTGGGGGGCGACGTGGCGGCCCAGGGGAGCGCGGAACCGGGGATGGTGTTCACGCTGACGTTCGCCGCCTGA